Proteins co-encoded in one Artemia franciscana chromosome 10, ASM3288406v1, whole genome shotgun sequence genomic window:
- the LOC136032456 gene encoding uncharacterized protein LOC136032456: MNNFRGIVREIKSFIRTDSFIKRIVLKATSNNSEGPSESQLSVIENNVRYSNDDLQEVMCTIFDRLNDERRENWRHVYKSLRVLEFLINKKIEGVIDECLKGLDRIRELCDISLGRDYLNQEKRIRELAVKICTQLEEFKGHSALFGTRGPFGNQDFESSSQLYPAIRMHANFTNNNDCRAYPPVPFSTPPYPQSIAEVTPTTNLSPHLNTTHNAAPYPVSPTPDRSNYSLGFENVSRAISGSLNGCSPSAPEREQ; this comes from the coding sequence ATGAATAACTTCAGAGGCATTGtaagagaaataaaatcatttatcaGAACTGACTCATTTATTAAAAGAATTGTTCTTAAGGCAACCTCCAACAACTCTGAAGGTCCTAGCGAATCACAACTTTCTGTCATTGAAAACAATGTAAGATATTCAAACGATGATTTACAAGAAGTTATGTGTACTATTTTTGATCGCTTAAATGACGAAAGAAGAGAGAATTGGAGGCATGTATACAAGTCATTAAGAGTACTTGAGTtcctaataaacaaaaaaattgaaggagtTATCGACGAATGTCTGAAAGGCCTAGACCGTATTCGCGAATTGTGTGACATCTCGTTGGGACGCGATTATTTAAATCAAGAGAAAAGAATTAGAGAATTAGCTGTCAAAATTTGCACACAATTAGAAGAATTCAAGGGGCATAGTGCATTATTTGGCACGAGGGGTCCATTTGGCAATCAAGATTTTGAATCTTCAAGCCAGTTGTATCCAGCTATACGTATGCATGCTAACTTCACGAACAACAACGATTGTAGAGCGTATCCTCCGGTGCCATTTTCTACGCCTCCTTATCCTCAAAGCATTGCTGAAGTCACTCCAACTACTAATTTATCGCCTCATTTAAATACAACACATAATGCAGCACCATATCCAGTTTCGCCTACTCCAGACAGGTCAAATTACAGTTTGGGTTTTGAGAATGTGAGCAGAGCTATTTCAGGAAGCTTAAATGGCTGTAGTCCTAGTGCACCAGAAAGAGAACAATGA